A region of the Primulina eburnea isolate SZY01 chromosome 7, ASM2296580v1, whole genome shotgun sequence genome:
AAATGGACCAGGTTACTTATGTATGCGCCTTATTTTAAGCATTTCGTCCTTTTTTGGGTGgtctaatttattttatttagacaaaaaaaaaacttattcaATTATTCTGCGTACAAAAAAACCTCCTGCCAGAATAGTTGGCTCTTGTGTTCGATTCTCCCGCGTgtgttgtaataaaaaaaaaaaaagaagttagAGATATTTATgaatttcaaaatattataCAAAGCTAACTCCATGTATTATGCGGGACTAAAAAGTATTTATTTAGAATGATATTTGTATTATTGtagaattatttaaaatttaatacgGAATCTTTAGAGTAtgatataaattaatattttaaaataaaatattatttaatgactTTTTGTGAAATAAATTTAAGAAATGAAAAATTAAAGTAACTTAATTTGAATTCTTAATTCTGAAATATAGTATATATCGACTCGTTATGTAATATAATCTATTATGTCATTGTTAAACATAAATGATAttttagaaataaaaaaaatcagcaTATGATACTATTATGATGTGGATTTAAACTTTTATAATAATGctttagaaagaaaaaaaaaacatatatatcaaataaaaaattaggaCAATACCACGCTTACCAATTTACACATGctaaaataaaaacatgcataaaaatattgtaaattttaaatttcaaaattttagtgCATTTATCTTATAGTTATGGTATTGTTTTTAGgacataaaaatatattgttaTTAAGATCAATGTTTTCAAAATCGAAACGGACCGAATGGTTTGACATAAACCGATAATAGGTTGGTCGAAACACTCTTAAAAATGTTTTAGCGGTCAAACCTGATCAAGAACCCGTAGACAAGCTATAAATCGGATAACCGTTCAATCGGTTttcacatttattttttttaaaataatattatacttaatttttaacattttaaatttaacatttgattatATATGATGATTATTTGgattttgttaaaaatttattttagtaatactagagtttatttaaaaatatatataattattattggCATTTTGAATATATGTATATAGTTATTTAGATTTTAAACTTaggtaaatatatatttttcgtcTATTTACATGCATCTTTTaggttttaaaatttaaaaaatattattcataatataatattaatatttatataatttaacaATATTCCGATCTGATAGTCAAGTTAAACCGATTTCACCAGTTTGATCGTTTTTTAAGGTGTCGATCATCGAACTTGTTATAAAAACATTGATTATGAAACCAATGTGTGAGCGCGTTTATCGACGGCATATTTGAAACGTATAAGAGTTGTTTTATTGACTAAATCAATAGTTGATCGATTATATAAAGTATTTAGAAATCTTTTATATGAATTATTATTTAacacaaaaactcttgtgagacagtcttatGTGTTAATTTTGTAagatgaatattttatttgggtcatttataaaaaataatattttttatgccagaaatattacattttattataaTATGATGGAGTTGATCCAtgttacaaaaaaattaatatgaatTACAGAACCATCGATTTCATTGTATGGTAGGtctgtacaattttttttaaaaaaattatacctCATTTTATCTAACCTAATGCAAAACATCGCACCACGTGTTTTTCGGTCTTTAGGTTTATTTTTCGACAAATTTTTATTCAGGTTTATTCTTGCAAATCGTCCTAAACTTGTCATGTCTTTTTAAGAATGTAAGCCTCCGAGACTTGAATGGCATTGAGTCATTGACAGCATCAGCCATGATATTATCTGCCTTTATGGGCACATCTTGATTTGCCTTGACAAATTCACATCTCGATTTCAATGAAGTCTCATGATCACCCTTGGGAGATAGAACTATCGTGATCTAGAATTCCttgaaatatttcatgaaatcgCCGTCTACGATTCTCTTTACGTATATCTTCTTCTCTTCATCTACCAATTCAATCTTGTTCTTTGGGGATGAAATCGGACGCCCTGCACAAACATAAAAACTCAGTTGATCGAGTAAACTGGAAATGATCGTTTCGGGATTGTTAACATCAATCAAGAACATATACCTGCTTTAAACTTGACATTATAAACTGTGCCAGCACGTATACCGTCTCCTTCAAGCACCTCAAAAATGCCGAATTTATGTGGGAATACTTCGAGCAAAACGTTGTGGCGTTTTTCATATATTCCTGATGCGATCCTGGTGAAATGGGCGAGCCGGGTCaggtgctccaccggatcaaATCAATAATATTGTTCAGGAAAATGAGCATAGTAGATGGATCTGTGAGCTATAGCTTCTACTGTAACCTGCAGACAAGGAgataaccacgtgaatgggcgccggaggggtgtccggcgtggccactccgatgcttaagtcagtgaTGGGCTCAAGCTAAAAACCAATGTAACCAAGTGATGGTTGTGATATTGGTGTGAATGAATCAATCTAAATGTAAAGAGAGAACCTGGTAATTATAGTAGGAGAAGTgatgatgacctcgttctccGTGCTACCTACTAGTTATACTAGGACGGCTGAGCACAAcctatattctgacatgtcaaatctcAAACCGGTCACATTCAGGCCATCTGATTTTGTCAACCCATCGGCCTGGTGTCAGAGATGGGCAGTCGCCAACATCCTATTCTGCTAGTATACTCGAGTGTGGTGCTCATATCGAGGTGGCTCGGGTAGAAAGTTTCCGGGAGCTTGTACGAGAGCCCGGGCCTATGACTGTCCGGAGAGTAGAGCATGGGCTTGCACCTGCCCGACTCCAAAAGAATCTATCTGCAGACTCACCcggatttgggaatccatttgatatttCGGATCATCCATAACTCGGACTCTTACGGGGGTATtttggtttttaataaaactaataCAGCAGGAGAACCGAAATCTATTAAATCTgggagacatgaggccccgACACATTCTCGTAAGCCCGGGAGGTATGAGGCCCCGGCACATTCTCTCAAGTCCGGGAGGTATGAGGCCCCGACACATTCTCGTAAGCCCGGGAGGTATGAGGCCCCGACACATTCTAAGCCGGAGGTATGAGGCCCCGACACATTATATAAAGTCCGAGAGATACGAGGCCTCGACACAATATTcaaagtccagggatccgtaccctggcccaaGGACCCATACCTCGGCAATCtgttaagtccagggacccgtaccctagCCTGGGGACCCTTACTCTAGTCATCTACAAAGTCCAGggctccgtaccctggctcggggctccgtacctcgaccattaaTGAAGGCCAGgactccgcaccctggttatttATTAAGTTCAGAGACCCGTACCCTAGCTTGGGGACCCGTACCCCAGTCATCTcaaagtccagggatccgtaccctggctcggggctccgtacctcgaccattaatgaaggccagggctccgcaccctggttatttattaagtccagggacccgtaccctggcctgGGGACCCGTACCCCAGTCATCTCAAAGTCCAGGGCtctgtaccctggctcggggctccgtaccctggctcggggctccgtacctcgaccattcatgaaggccaAGGCTCCacaccttggttatttataagcccagggttctcaaacctggctcgggactccgcacctcgaccattcctaaGTCCCAGGACATGCTCcacggcccaaggctccgcaccttggttatttataagcccagggttctcaaacctggctcggggctccgcacctcgaccatccTTAAGTTCGAGAGACAGGAGGCCTCGGCATCTTATGCAAAGCCCGGGAGGCACGAGGCCCCGGCATCTTATCTCAAGTCCATGAGACACGAGACTCCGGCTTTTCATCTCATTTCTGAGAGACATGAAGCCCCTGATGCTTTTAAAGAGCAAGATTGATTATCTCTTTGGGAATCCAAGCATGACTGATCGAGACAGcgagtatgactctagcccgactatttaagaGATGTGTGATGATACCCCCGTAAGAGTTCGGGTCATGGATGATCCGaaatatcaaatggattcccaaattCGAGTGAGTCTGCAGATGGATTCTTTTGGAGTCGGGCAGGTGCAAGCCCATGCTCTACTCTCAGGCAGTCATAGGCCCGGGCTCTCGTACAAGCTCCCGGGAACTTTCTACTCGAGCCACTTCGATATgagcaccgcactcgagtataCTAGCAGAATAGGATGTTGGCGACAGTCCCATCTCTGACACCAGGCCGATGTGTTGACAAAATCAGATGGGCTGGATGTGACCAGTATgagatttgacatgtcagatTATAGGGTGTGCTCAGCCGTTCTACTATAACTAGTAGGTAGCACggagaacgaggtcatcattacttctcatactataaatatcaggttctctCTTTATATTTAGATTGATTCATTCACACCAATATCACAACCATCACTTGATTACATTGGTTTTTAGCTTGAGTCCATCagtgacttaagcatcggagtggccacgccggacacccctccggcgctcATTCACGTGGTTATCTCCTTGTCTGCAGGTTACAGTGGAAGCTATAGCTCACAGATCCATCTACTATGCTCATTTTCCTGAACAACATTATTGCTTTGATCCGGTGGAGTACCTGACCCGGCTCTCCTATTTCACCAGGATCGCATCAATTCCCATACCTTTTCTATATTACATTTCAGCTCAAGATCAACTTCAAGCTGCTGAGGGGATGCCATTGCTGTTGCAGAAAGCTCAAAAGAAGATAGAAATTATGTGTGTGCTCTGTTATATTTATAGCAATAGAAGTAAAACCATATGATGGCATCTATATATAGGGATATTTTCCTGGTCATCAAGTGTAAATATGAGGTTTGACTGAATATGATAAATATAGTGAAATCTCGCTAGTGCCCTTTGGTGTTTTATGCAGACGGAACCAAAGGATGTTTAAAGAAAAATGGATGGTCAATGTTAATATTATAGAATATCAAATGTTGAAAGGTAGATGTTATGATATAATGTGATGGCCAATTCATATTGCAAGTGTTCTAACTTTATCACTGTCACATCCTGAGCCTGTGAGAAATATTTTGGGTCAATGAAATGCTATAATGATGTATTACTCTCAATACAGATCTAACGACTATCATAGATCAAAATATGTGAGATCAGTACTTGACCCcaagttattttttttttaaggtaGGTTGAACTAAAATTTTGCATAGTGAATCTCATGACTTACTAATTAGGTGTCATTCTTACTTTGATAAAATAGTTACTCCGGAACTTCCCATTTCTCACTTAAAGCGAAGTGTAATTGGAATATTATGAACGCCGagaattcaaaatacatttgaCGTCATTATTTCATCCAGTATTTGATTCAAGTTCTACAATaattgaaattaaaaataattatgttgtacaaatctttcaatttattattcTCTTTACACAAATCTTAGATTGCATTTAGATTCAGGCATTTGAAATCCATAGATTTCGAATTAATTTTCATTGTTGAATGGCCTCTACAAAGAAAATCAAATTCAtctcttatttatttatattatatttatatcaatCACAATAGATTTCAAATTGTGATTGCTTCAATTGTATTATAAGTACGTATGAAGATGAATTTATTATCTTTAAGTTATTAAATAATGATAATGCATTTGAAATCAAACCTCTTTTTCCAAATACAACCTTATTGTTTCATCTCACGAACCACGTTGTGCACTAATGTATAGATCTCAAACCCAAAAGTGAGGACCTGCAAGAGAGATTGTGCAAAATGGGATATGCAAGTAACTATATTCCATCCATTCTAACTTTACAAAACCACCAGTGCAAATTGTTGTACAGATTCATTGTATACCCTTCTAAGTCCTCTCAAATTTACCACATAAATCGCTACGAAAATTATACAAGAGTGGGGCTTTAACTGCCCTTTGTTCAGTAAAAAAAATACTTGTATTTCCAAGTCTTCTCAAATTTACCATATAAGTCGCTATGAAAATGATAAAGAGTGGAGCTTTAACTGCCCTTCGTTCATCTGAAGTTTCTGAACAACGAACATTACCGaattatcaagaatatgacagCACAATGTAGAAAATGGAGCCTTTAATTCAGTAGCCATGTAGGTAACTCTAGGCAGAGATCTGGGCTCAAATAAATCAAATAGATTGTTTTCTTCGTGTATTGCATAACATGGCACGACAACTCAAAAGAGGCCTTTAAGCCACCACAGACTTTCAAGCATTTTTGTTTATCCTCGGTAACATCCCATCAACATAACATCATGGCTAATCACAATTACAATGAGGCACGTTAATCCAAAAGACATTAAGCCATCAGGGACTTGCAAGCGTTCTGTTTATCTTTAGTAACCTAAAATCAACACGAGATCATTTGCTAATCACAATTATAGTGTGGCACATCAATCCAAAAGACATTAAGCCATCATGGACTTGCAAGCGTTTTGTTTATCTTCAGTAACATACAATCAACACGAGATCATGGGCTAATCACAATTAAAAGTACAAGTCAAGTGCCAATATCTAATTTGTCACTTGTTTCTCATCAGATAGAGCATCACAAAATTTCATATCACAAAACATAATCGAAATCATCAAACCAAGATGTGTACCACACAGACACAAGATAAACAAGATCTGCCAAAAACATTTTTCTTAAACTAAGTTATCATCTTCCTAAGGTAAGATCACCACCATGGATTAGAAGAATTGGCATTTGATTTCCCATATATTTTATTCATAGCATACTATTCCTGTCTAAAAAACTCGTATCCACCCTATAAATTGCTAAATACCTCGAGAAAAATCTCCTCTGTCCCCAGAGTTTCCTTCAATAAAAAATCATACAAAAAAGAGCAGCTCAAATTTCAGAAACCTTTCAATGTCAAGACTCTTCTTTTTTCTCAGAACCATCCGAAACTTCCTCCTTCCCTTCCTCCAATTGCTTATCCGCCTCCTCTTGCGCAGCTTTCTCGGCTTCCAATAACGGAGCATAGTACTCAGAATGAGCGTCCATACACTTCCTCAAAGCAGCAGTGGCCTGAAAACACTTCTCCACGATATCCTCCCCGTTCTTCTCACCTTCCTCCACACACTTCTCCCACTCCACAAACGTGTCCTTGCATCCACCCCCTTTCATGAATAAGCAAAACCCACATTCACCTTCTCCTTCCTCTTCCTCATCTTCTCCTTCCCCATCACCGTTCCCTTCCACTGGATTGTCTTCTATTTCTTCGGGGTTTGTGCCAGCTGGTGGATCCGATGATTCTGGAACAGGGGTCTCGGGCTCAGGATTGTTGGATTGCTGGGAGGGTTCTGCTTCGGATTGAATTTCTTCGGGGTTTGTGCCCGCTGGTGGATCCGATGATTCCGGAACTGGGATCTCGGCCTTCGCATTTTTGGATTGCTGGACGGGTTCTGTTTCGGATTTGAGTTGATGGGTCCGTGGGGAATCCGGGAAAGACATGGCGGAGGTGGCGATGGCGGAGCTAGGGTTTGATTCGGATGGCTTGGACAAAAGGTCTCCCATGGCTGCTCTTAAACCTCTCTCCTTAAACCCTGTCTCAATTTTAATAGTTTTTTAATGGTTTTTTTGCCCCCGGgattttaacttttttttaaggctaaaattaatttaatgaactCTCAATATATATAATGCTCAATTTTTGTGTTCATTGATaaaatgttatttatttatcagatgtataattttaacatattttattatatttaataaatatgtGATACTTCATTGATAAGTACGAGAGGTGAACAACATatcaaaaataaacaaaaataaaaatatatagtttCATCGGCCATTCAAGATTAATGAATATTGAAAGGACCTGGTTAAAATCAGAGAGGGAAATGTGTAGTGTATGAGTCGGGTTTAGCATGACCCGACTCCTGAGACCTGTTCTGCAATTTTGAAAGACCCGAGACCCTCCACGCCCAATTTAAAtagaagacaaaaacttgtgtgaaacggtctgacgggtcgtattttgtaagacggatctttatttgggtcattcatgaaaaaatattatttttttggataaaaatattaatttttattgtgaatatcggtagggttgactcgtctcacagataaagactcatgagaccgtctcacaagagacctactctaaataGAAACATAAACTCACCTTGACCCATATCCGAAAGTTAACAGGTTCTACCCGTCAATCCCATTAGAGCCGTCAGAAAATTAtattcataatatttttttatttttttaaaattttgaacttgTACATTTATGTACATTTATAACgtaaattgaattttttaaaaaaaatccaaaaagaGTATATAACACACTTTAAATCAAATATTAAGACATTAATTCTATGCAATCTAGTAATTCATATAAATCATTAATTGAATATTAAAGTATATATAAAACACGAACATATACAAAATTCAACggattatttcatcctacccctgcaggcactgcctgcaggggtacatccaagggccagaattttttctggcccaattttatttttttttaattttttttttccccatGAGGTGGAATCTCAACCACTCATATGAGGTGTGGGCACTGCCCACACACCCATAATCGAACTAACCAAATTCAACATAGGTGGaaagtgttgtgaaaaagtaaaaatttatggtaaaaagtaaaaatctcaaactctcaaaatttaccaaactacacactttataatatttttctctctactcaattgtgattttcttcacaaatgagagatctatttatagagtttcattacacataatccaaaaaataaaatacatcattacctacatcatcacacacaaatttctaactttacaactcttattttcaacattcaaatattcaactattacttttcaatattcaaatcatttattttcaacactcccccttgtgatgatgatcatgatacgatgatgtcttcattacgtgttttgtactgcctcgttaaaaaccttacttggaaaaacccattgggataaaaatcatagtaagggaaaaagattgcagtcacgtaaactccccctgatgttgacatgaacaattctttacaaatttcgtagattgcgcatctcaatattatatatgtgctttctgaatattgacgtagga
Encoded here:
- the LOC140837145 gene encoding uncharacterized protein codes for the protein MGDLLSKPSESNPSSAIATSAMSFPDSPRTHQLKSETEPVQQSKNAKAEIPVPESSDPPAGTNPEEIQSEAEPSQQSNNPEPETPVPESSDPPAGTNPEEIEDNPVEGNGDGEGEDEEEEGEGECGFCLFMKGGGCKDTFVEWEKCVEEGEKNGEDIVEKCFQATAALRKCMDAHSEYYAPLLEAEKAAQEEADKQLEEGKEEVSDGSEKKEES